The Canis lupus dingo isolate Sandy chromosome 18, ASM325472v2, whole genome shotgun sequence genome includes the window tttagttgtggagtttgttctgccagttttcaggtcaatttctgggctatttaggatgatttgacaGTTACCTGGTTGTGTTTGTGGGATGAGATGAGCCTAGCTATTTTCCTCCCTCTGATCCCTGAAGGATGTTGTCGAGGACTTATCTGTTACCTGTTGTATCTATGGTTCCCGAATATGGCTGCATAAGAAAATCATCTGGAGAAGTGCTTGAGAGAACGACAAACAAATGAAACTCCAAACACTGCTAAGGGAATGTAAAACAGTTCAGCCACtttggcaggttttttttaataaagttagaCATATGCTTACTACATGACCATGCAAATGCACTTCTACATGTTTAGTCAAGAAGCATAAAAGTGTTTGCTCAAAGGCAATCGTCAAAGCACCTCACATGTATTGATTTATTCAGCTGTCACAACCACTCTAGGGGACAGGTACTATATATGAGGAAACTATGGCAATTTTATATGTGAGGAAAGCAAGGCACAGAGgagtgaagtaacttgcccaacatCATGTAGTTTCTAAGGTGGCAGCCTCAGGCTTGTTGTGGATAGAACTTAACCTCAAAGATGTTCATGCAGTTTAGATAATATATGTGGTAATTTTAGTGCATCCTTAATTACTGGTATGCTGGgtgaaagcaaaattaaaatttcataaagatTGTTTAAagtctagaaaatatttaaaaaataattttggaaacagGCACCTGTGCTTTCTGCCAGTCTTATTCTTCTTAGGAGTTAGTAAGGAGTTCAGTGAATGGGGCAACAATAAAATCACAGGAATGAAGACCTGAACTAAACTGCCTGTTGTGTCTgttttgtgtctttgtgtgtttTCCATTGCTTCTCATTCCTTGATATTTCTTGATCCTGTCTTTAGGTTGAGGCCAAGATGTTCCACTTACAAGGCTCACAAGTGCTGCAGATGCTAGAGAAATCCTTAAGGAAGAGCCTGCCAGAGTCCTTAAAGGTGACATTCTTGGGCggagggcaggggggttgggAGGAATAGCAATTGCTTATGAAAGAAGTAAGAATGAGAATAAACATTCTCCAGGCACCTACTCTGCCAGGCACTCACTCCTCTTGCATTTCATTTAGCTTACATCACCTCACTGCAAGGCAAGTCTGCTATATCCATGTAACCAAAGAGGAAATGCAAGCTCAGTTTTAGAACATGACCAAGACCATACCACTATTGAGTAGGAATCATATAATTTAAATCCACTATGATCTTTGCTGTGTGATgaccaaaaaatatttctttgtgccATTCTAAGTGTTATATTATCTGACACTGGAAGATTTCCCAGAATTGCACAGGTGACTGAATGAACACACTAATGTTTAGCTTATTCTTTCTAAACAATCAAGTGCCTGACAAAAGTTAACCATtatgattcttctttaaaattaacaatatgCGGTCGGGCGGTTTGAACAAGACGAAGACGGAATCGAAGCCCGGCACAGGCAGTGGACGCGGTCCCGCCGAGAGCCGAGATGGCAGTGAACGTGTACTCAACGTCCGTCACCAGTGATAACCTAAGTCGACATGATATGCTGGCCTGGATCAATGAGTCTCTGCAGCTGAATCTGACAAAGATTGAACAGTTGTGCTCAGGGGCTGCCTATTGTCAGTTTATGGACATGCTATTCCCTGGCTCCATTGccttgaagaaagtgaaattccaGGCTAAACTAGAGCATGAATACATCCAGAACTTCAAAATACTACAAGCAGGTTTTAAGAGAATGAGTGTTGACAAAATAATTCCTGTGGACAAATTAGTAAAAGGAAAGTTTCAGgaccattttgaattttttcagtGGTTCAAGAAGTTTTTTGATGCAAACTATGATGGAAAAGACTATGACCCTGTAGCTGCCAGACAAGGTCAAGAAACTGCAGTGGCTCCCTCCCTTGTTGCTCCAGCTCTGAACAAACCAAAGAAACCTCTCAGCTCTAGCAGTGCAGCTCCACAGAGGCCCATTGCAACACACAGAACTACTGCAACCCCTAAGGCTGGCCCAGGTGAGGTGCGAAAGAATCCTGATGTGGGCAACGGGGATGATGAAGCAGCTGAATTGATGCAGCAGGTCAATGTATTGAAACTTACCGTCGAAgacttggagaaagagagagatttctaCTTTGGAAAGCTAAGAAACATTGAATTGATTTGCCAGGAGAACGAAAGGGAAAACAACCTTGTATTGCAGAGGATCGTGGACATTCTCTATGCCACAGATGAAGGAGGCCCACAGGAGGAACAAGAAGAGTATTAACAGCCTGGACCAGCAAAGCAACGTCCGAATTCTTCACTCCAAATCATGTGCTTAACTGTAAAATATCcccttttattattcttagagGACTCACTGGTTTCTTTTCATGAGCAAACAGTACTTCTTCTTAAAGTGCACTTTGCAGAAGTTTCACCCCTTTTCCAATGAGTTTGAGTTAGGAGCTTTTACCCTGTAGCAGAGCAGTATTAACATCTAGTTGGGTCACCTGGGGAACAGAGAGGCTGACCATGGGGCTCACTGTGTGGATGCTGGTAACACTCACTGCTGGAGAAGGTGCTTTTATGTCATACACTGAAGTGGAGTCCTCAGTAGAGAAATGTAAAGACTGATTTGAATTTTAAGCTAATGTGAAATCTTGGCAGAGAacgttttaataaataaatgccttaagAGTACTTAAAATACGcttccatatttcaaaatataaaatgtaccatGACAGGAGATTTTACATGTTTGACATGGTATCTGGGAAGGAAGGGCCAGACCTCTGGACCTTTGGAATCTGCTGTTCACAGGCCTTGCAGGGCTGCTTGAATCCTCAAAGACCTAGACCTTGGCTCAAAAGGGAAGTTTAAAAAGTTGCTCTGTAAAGCCATTTGGTGTCCTTGATCAATCGTATCCCTCCTCTAAGAAGCAAGAGGCATTGTTGCCTGGATGAATAGCCCTGAGATGTTGAAGAGCTTGAATTTCATTGAACATTTCTCTGACGATTTTTCCAGTTATCCCTGAAATTTCTATGTATTGTGTTTTTGGGAAATGAGGTGTGTCAAGTTTCTAAATCTAACAACTACTTTTGGGGACTTGCCCACATCTCTGGGATTTGAATGGGGGTCATGTCCCATTTTACTGTCTTTTAAGTTTACATTGAAcatgtttctcttctctgctccctgTGCCCACTGGGGACTCCTCTTTGGCTCCTTAAAGTTTGCTGCTTAGAGTGTAAGTTCAGCAGGCAGGTGGTCACGCTGCAAGTCTTTCTGGACCTCTGGCAAAGGGAGTGACCAGTGAAGGCCATCGCTACCTTAGGATCTGCAAGGCTGGGTGTTCTCGGTACCTGATGTCCACCACCCTCCACTGTTATCGGAATACTTTGCCAGTGCACTAATCTCTTTGGAGATAAAATTCGTTAGCGTGTTactaaatgttaattttcttttgcagaaGATACAGTACCGTAtctgaattaattattaatatttaaaatatttcattccttaACTCTTCCTCATTGCTTTGCTCCTAGCCTATTCAGTTCCTTTGTTTGGCAGAATTCTGCAAAATGTGTGTCACCCACTACTGAGATTGTTCAGCCCCTGATGTATTTGTATTGATTTGTTCCTGGTGGTAGGTTGTCCTAAAATATGTGTAGAAAGcagatattttatgataaaattgttGTATAGTGCATGCTCTGTGTGGAATTCAGAGGAAAACCCAGATTCAGTGATTAACAATGCCAAAAAATGCAAGTAACTAGCCATTGTTCAAATAACAGTGGTGCTATTTCTCTTTTGTGGCCTTTTAGACTTTTGTTGCcctaaaataccattttattggGAACCCATTTTCCACCTGGTCTTTCTTGACAgggtttttttctactttaaacagtttctaaataaaattctgtatttcaaataaaataaaataaaataaaataaaattaacaatatgcAATTTCTATTTTGTCAAACCCCAAAAGATTATGTTTAATATAGGAAGAGATAGAAATTTGGTTTTAGAAATAGACCAACTATCTTGTATATAAAGAGGTGGGGCTTTTTTTTAGGGGGGTAATAATATATGTTGCAAAGGGACTAGAATATTACCAGGGATAAAGAGTCCCATTGCATTATAGTAAAGGTAtcaattcaccaagaagacattaaaaatgcCGAAATCTCTACCTCACAAAAAAGGTTCAGAGGACATGGaccaaaaactgatagaactgaaagaataaatagataaacccACACATgtaattaaagattttaacaCTTCTCTCTGAGTAATTAAtagaataggaagaaaacatATAATCTATACAGAAGACCTGAAAAATACTATGAACCAACTTCATTCATTGACATTTATAGAGTATGTCCTTCAACAatagcagaatgcacattctttccaAGTACACATGGAATGTGTTCAAAAGTAGACCAcgttttaaagactttttaaatcattgaaaTCATAACAGACATGTCCTtcatatgtataatatttttttttgaaaatcttttttttgcttttttttaaataaatttattttttattggtgttcaatttgtcaacatacagaataacacccagtgctcatcccgtcaagtgcccacctcagtgcccaccacccagtcaccctcatcccccgcccacctccccttccaccacccctagttcgcttcccagagttaggagtctttcatgttctatctccctttctgatatttcccacttattttttctcctttcccctttattccctttcactattttttatattccctaaatgaatgagaccatataatgtttgtccttctctgattgatgccaggacacctgcaccctgatgtttatagcagcaatgtccacaatagccaaactgtggaaggagccttggtgtccattgaaagatgaatggataaagaagatgtggtttatgtatacaatggaatattactcagccattagaaacgacaaatactcaaaTGTACTATATTAAGCTTTAAGAAACCCTGAAAAGTATCTAGAAAAaccatgcaaattttagaaattatacaaCAC containing:
- the LOC112663398 gene encoding microtubule-associated protein RP/EB family member 1-like; translated protein: MAVNVYSTSVTSDNLSRHDMLAWINESLQLNLTKIEQLCSGAAYCQFMDMLFPGSIALKKVKFQAKLEHEYIQNFKILQAGFKRMSVDKIIPVDKLVKGKFQDHFEFFQWFKKFFDANYDGKDYDPVAARQGQETAVAPSLVAPALNKPKKPLSSSSAAPQRPIATHRTTATPKAGPGEVRKNPDVGNGDDEAAELMQQVNVLKLTVEDLEKERDFYFGKLRNIELICQENERENNLVLQRIVDILYATDEGGPQEEQEEY